One region of Toxoplasma gondii ME49 unplaced genomic scaffold asmbl.34, whole genome shotgun sequence genomic DNA includes:
- a CDS encoding hypothetical protein (encoded by transcript TGME49_322400) — protein sequence MQEAVVSDEERRHDTLVVDNSVRSRHDCVGLCVQATLSSSPVPGAEGGSAVAMKQVTAYVHLLPHLMNGVRQKHWRTVSLLVWRGKVLCPVATCVAIDTAFGVEGCVQVIGGKIFRQQQAADFVLFSVQ from the exons ATGCAGGAGGCAGTGGTGTCGGATGAGGAGCGGAGACACGACACGCTGGTTGTGGATAACTCCGTGCGGTCACGTCACGATTGTGTTGGTCTCTGTGTacaggcg ACTCTATCGTCTTCGCCCGTGCCAGGAGCAGAAGGTGGGTCCGCGGTTGCAATGAAACAGGTAACAGCGTATGTTCACTTGCTTCCTCACCTAATGAATGGCGTGAGACAGAAGCACTGGCGGACTGTGTCGTTGTTGGTGTGGAGAGGTAAAGTGCTCTGTCCTGTTGCCACGTGTGTAGCTATTGATACGGCTTTTGGGGTAGAAGGGTGTGTGCAGGTCATCGGCGGAAAGATCTTTCGACAGCAGCAGGCAGCGGATTTCGTACTGTTTTCGGTGCAGTAG